CTTCCCATGTTTACAACGTCCCCGAATCCCCCCTGGGAATCAAAGTCAATCTGGACCTCTTGCACTACTCTCCCAAGGGAAATGATAATGAGGCGGATACCAGCCTTTCCGCTGCGGCTGAAGTAACCGAGTATCAACTGGCTGCCGATACTGTCTATCAGGGGTTTCGGAAATTCTCTCCGTACCTGGGTCTTTTATATGCCAAGTCATCGGGAAGTCTTGATTTTTCCGATTCCACCGGAGACATCAGTTTTGATGAAAAAGATCAATTCGGATTCAGGATCGGGACTGGTTACGATTGGCGGGAAAATATCAAATTAACCGCCGAGTGCCGGCTCCTTGATGAAAGCGCTTTGTCGTTGTTGATTAATTATGCCTTTTGAAGTGACTGGATATAAACTTGCCCCACGATTGAACCTTGGCGGTACCAGGGATTTTTAGATTTAAATCTGGTAGCACCACAGGCATTTTTACATACCGGCTAATTATCATACACTGCGGCGGCAGCCGCTTTGCGTTCTGGGGGTCCGGTAGTGAAGCGAATTTAACTGCTTTTACTCTAAAAAATATTCCTGGTTTGCAGAAATCATGAGAGTCTACTCAAGAGCCAATTCATTTATCTCTTCCAGAAGATAATGTACTGCAAGAGACCGATCAAAAAGAATTGGAGAAAGTAATGCAGTGAGGCATCATTTTTGCTTTCAATAGACTATACTCATAGTAAGTACGAGACACTGGATACCCACAAACGGTTAGGAGCGGGCGAAAAAGAGGAGCAGTGCGAATGAAATATCATATTCCGGTTGACCAATTCTGTTGTGGAAAGGAAGGCTCATGCAGGGAATGCATTCACCTTTTTTGCTCAAGATTTCTCCTGACAAGTATATTTTTTTATCACTCCTGCTCCTGGGTCTTATCTTCCCTTATCCGGTCCGGGCAGCGATCTATCCGTATCCGGTTTCAGGTGCTCTCTACCCTCCCGGCGCATTTTTTTCTGTTCCCTCCGCCTATGTTCCCCGGTACCGGACTGGTGAAGTCCTGGTCAGATTCAAAGCAGGGGTCTCGCCTGCTCTCATGGGCAGTCTGAGCCGGAAATATGCCCTGAGGCAGGTTTCCAGCAGCCCATACAGCGGATTCCACCGGGTTGCGACGGCTGCTGTTGCCGGTGATCTGGTTCAGGCCCTGCGGAGAGAGCCTGGGGTTGCCCTGGCTGAAGCAAATTTTATCCGCCACGTGGAGGAGTTTGTTCCCAACGATCCGGTCTATAACCTGCAGTGGCATCTGCATGTCAATGGATTGCCGCTGGCGTGGGAGCTGTCTGCCGGGCAAAATGTCGTGGTGGCGGTACTCGATACCGGCATCGCTTACGAGAATTATCTGAAATTCGCTCAGGCTCCTGACCTGGCCAACACGAGCTTTCTCCCCGGCTGGGATTTTGTCAATAACGATGCCAATCCGGATGACGACAACCGGCACGGCACCCATATTGCCGGAATCATTGCCCAATCCACCAATAACCTCACCGGCGGGGCCGGGGTCGCTTTCCAGTGCAGCCTGATTCCGGTCAAGGTGCTGGATGCCAGCGGTGCAGGTGATGTAGCCACTATTGTTGACGGTGTTTACTATGCGGTCAATAATGGCGCACAGATCATCAATATGAGTTATGGATCGATTGCCGACCCTTCAGCCGCCGAAGAGGAGGCCATCAATTATGCCGTGAGTCAGGGGGTACTGGTAGTCTGCTCGGCAGGCAATGAGGCATCGAGCCAGCCTCATTACCCTTCCTCCTATCCTGACTCACTGTCGATAACCGCCACCCGGTTTGATAACAGCTTTGCCTCCTCGTATTCGAACTATGGACCTGACGTTGACCTGGCCGCTCCGGGCGGGGACCTTTCCCTGGATCAGGATGGGGACGGAAATCCGGACGGGATATACCAGCAGACCCATGATGGAAGAAACTTCCGGCGGTTCGACTTTTATTATGCCGAAGGGACCTCAAGCGCCTGCGCTTATGCGTCAGGAGTGGCAGCCCTGGTCCTGGCCAGAGGCGGCGGTTTGCTCTCGGCAGCTCAGGTCAGAGAGATTCTGGAAAGTACAGCTATCGACCTGGACACGCCGGGCTGGGACCAATATTATGGATGGGGCGTGCTTAACCCGCATGCCGCCTTACTGGCTGTGGATGCAGCCATCATCGCACCTGTGGCGGCAGCCCAGGGGCGGCTGTGGCCTTTTCTGGTTACTACCCCGGTTGATAATCTCATCCGAGCATACAATCCTCTCTCATCCCTGATTGGAAGCAGCACGGTCAGAGAATCGAGGGCTTCAGCAGGATATTTGCCCGCCGACCGCAGCATCTCTCCGGGCGGGTATTTCCCTCTGACCCAGGCAGCCGGTTTTCCTGCCTCCTGGCCAGGGATCCCGACATCCTTTGCCGGTGGCAGCCGAGTGACAGATACAATCTCCGGCCTGGGCTATTCACCCCTTATCGCCTCTTATTACGGTCTCCTTTGGCCGGTTGCAGTGAATATCTCTCCGGGAAAGGTTTTATTTGCACCATGATGGAATTTTCATAGTAAATCATAAAAATTTCCTAAGCCTGACGAGAATACTATCCGAAGAGAAAAGAAAGGCTCGAAGAAGAGAAGAAAATAGCTCGAAAATAAATTGGCGGTCTAAAAGCCCTTCCATCGTCCCCTGGTGGAGAGATGGGACGGGAGGTGATGGGGATTATACTTAAGACAGGATTCATGAGCCAAGTATAGCTCTTGGTAATTAACCAGGGAAAGGGGAATGATGCTATGGAAATACAACTGAGTGATGAAAATTTCCAAAAAGAGGTTCTGGAGTCGGAGCTGCCGGTCCTGGTAGATTTTTGGGCTGAGTGGTGTATGCCGTGTCGTGCCATTGCCTCTACGGTATCTCAAATCGCTGATGAGTATGCAGGAAAGTTGAAAGTGGGTAAGCTCAACATTGATGTCAATCCCAAAACGGCATCCACCTATCAGATAATGAGTATTCCAACGTTGGTGGTCTTTCAAAGCGGGGAAAAAAAAGAGCAGATTGTCGGCAATGTCCCCAAGAATTTCATTGAAGACAAGATCAAGCCATTTTTAGTATCCCGGAAATAACCCGGCATGGACCTGTAAAGCGAAGACCAATCGAATCCTTCGCTTTACAGGTTTTTCCGTCTCTCCATCCTCCCGCCTCTGAACCTGCGTAGTTACGAAAATATTTCCGTAAGGTTTTATAACTCACAGCGCCTTTTATCGATAAGGATAAAATTTCGGTAACAGAATGCGGGTAGATGCGATCCTGGTTTCCTTTTCTGGCTTTCCACTGCGTAATGCGTATGCGAGTGCTGTAATCCCACTTTGTCGTTGACCCATCTTACAGTTTCTGGTTGAAGGAAAAGACCCCATAAGCGGTATATTGATCATAACTGCTTTATCCGCAGGATCAATATTACCCCAGCCTGAAAAGCCTGAAGGAGGTGATAACGAGAGCTTAATTGGAGAGAATGATACCGCGGGAAAGTTGTGAGGTTCAAGATGTTATTATATTTTTCAAAATGAAGGGAGTAATTCGGGTATGAGGTTTTTGAGAGAGAAAGCTGGTTGCGTAGTATTTCTGGTATTGGTTCTATCGGTAGCTTTATATGGCTCAAGTGCACAGGCTTACTATGGCGGTCTGTATGGTTACGGTATTGGCAGTATTACCGGCAGTGGCTCCAGTCTGGGAAGTGTATACTACAGCGGTCTGGGAAGCGCATATGGCGGACTGTATGGCGGCCTCTACGGCGGGCTCGGCCTCTATGGCGGGCTGTATGGTCTGTATGGCAGCAGCTTGTATGGCGGACTGTATGGCGGCCTCTACGGCGGGCTCGGCCTCTATGGCGGGCTCTACGGCCTCTATGGCGGACTGTATGGTCTGTATGGCAGCAGCTTGTATGGCGGGCTGTACGGCGGCCTCTATGGTGGTCTGTATGGTGGTCTGTATGGGGGGCTACTGGGTAGATATAGTTTGAGTGAAAGTGTTGATCCCCTGGCCAGAGAGGCTCAGGTGCTTCTCCTGACATCGGGGACGACCCTGCCTGCTACCTCGACTACGGCCACTGCTCCCGTACCAACTGTCCCGGCATTGCCAAATCCCACCGGAACCTGGAGTGGCACATGGCTGAGCTACATTACGCTGAAGGGCGGCATCGCCAATTTCGTTCTTACCTATAATCCCCTGACCTTGACCGTTTCCGGAACAGCAGGCCTTCTGCTGAACAAGCTGATTCCTGTTCCCATTCCTGTCTCCGGTTTAAACAGTGCAACCGGTTTCACTCTGAGCGGCAGTTATTTTGATCCTCTCAGTCTGGTAACGTATTATGCAGATTATACCTGCACTCTGGTTTCCCCGTCTTTTCTCACGGGAACGTATTTGATTCATGATGCCCTGTATCTCAAGAGCGATGCAGGCGAATTTAACCTGAGCCTGGTCATCTGAGTCTTGATAAGGACCTTTCGGTGAGGGCGATTGAAATTAGAGAGGAGGGGGTTGGTTATTTGGCAGCAGATTCAGGTAAACCACTACTTCAGGTATCTTTCGTGGCTCCAGGCCAAAGGTGCTCATTACGTTTTTAAAGCCGGTTAAAGGTTTAACAGCCGCTGCGCTGTTTCCTTGAAGGAGGATGGAGCTGAACAGTGAACATTCATTGC
The sequence above is a segment of the bacterium genome. Coding sequences within it:
- a CDS encoding S8 family serine peptidase; this translates as MHSPFLLKISPDKYIFLSLLLLGLIFPYPVRAAIYPYPVSGALYPPGAFFSVPSAYVPRYRTGEVLVRFKAGVSPALMGSLSRKYALRQVSSSPYSGFHRVATAAVAGDLVQALRREPGVALAEANFIRHVEEFVPNDPVYNLQWHLHVNGLPLAWELSAGQNVVVAVLDTGIAYENYLKFAQAPDLANTSFLPGWDFVNNDANPDDDNRHGTHIAGIIAQSTNNLTGGAGVAFQCSLIPVKVLDASGAGDVATIVDGVYYAVNNGAQIINMSYGSIADPSAAEEEAINYAVSQGVLVVCSAGNEASSQPHYPSSYPDSLSITATRFDNSFASSYSNYGPDVDLAAPGGDLSLDQDGDGNPDGIYQQTHDGRNFRRFDFYYAEGTSSACAYASGVAALVLARGGGLLSAAQVREILESTAIDLDTPGWDQYYGWGVLNPHAALLAVDAAIIAPVAAAQGRLWPFLVTTPVDNLIRAYNPLSSLIGSSTVRESRASAGYLPADRSISPGGYFPLTQAAGFPASWPGIPTSFAGGSRVTDTISGLGYSPLIASYYGLLWPVAVNISPGKVLFAP
- the trxA gene encoding thioredoxin — translated: MEIQLSDENFQKEVLESELPVLVDFWAEWCMPCRAIASTVSQIADEYAGKLKVGKLNIDVNPKTASTYQIMSIPTLVVFQSGEKKEQIVGNVPKNFIEDKIKPFLVSRK